Genomic window (Sediminispirochaeta smaragdinae DSM 11293):
TTTGGGTATCGTCTTGTCTGTTGTCTTGACCGGGCGCGCTGTTCGCGATGCTTACAGCACATTGGGGATGACGATGAACCGGTCTTCCAGTTCCGGGGCATTATCCAGGAGAGAATCTGACAGATTCTCCCCGTGCACCTCGTCATTGCGGAGAATTGGCTCTTCGGAAAGAGCATGAGTGGTGGGTTCCAGTCCCTCTATGTCGACTTCTTGCATACGGGAAACATATTCCAGAAGCCTTCCGACCTCTTCGGCCAGAACGGCGGCTTCTTCCTCCCCGAGGGAGAGCCGGGCAAGGGACGCTGTTTCGTAAAGTTCCCGTGTTTCCATGTATCATTGTATATACTTTGATCGATGTTTCTGTCAACAGGTGCTGCCAGTGGCTTTGTGAAATAATATGCGTTTAAAATCGATTTTTATGCATAAAAAATCCCCACCCGCTTGGCGGATGGGGGGCTATTACTAAGACGCAAAAGCAGCGCTACTTGATAATCTTCACGCGGCCGGCAATTTCCGGGACTATCGCTCCGTCGAGCTGCTGAATATATTCGATGGTTGCGTCTCTCTGGAACATCGAGGTGTCGTAGCCTTGGGAGGCATTCTTGAAGACCACATAGCCGTCTCCTCCCGTTGCCATGTAACTGTTGGTCGCGATCTTGTAGGTGGCGTTCGGATCGAGGGGCTTTCCTCCTATCAGGAGATCTTTCACCTCACCTGCTGCAAGATCAATGGTATAGCTAATGCCGTCGGATACCTGGGGGTATGCTCCCGCTCCGACAACCGTGGGGATGTAATCGAAGAGGCCCTTGAGATCGCTACCCTTCATGGTGATCACATAAACCGAGTTGTCGAAGGGAAGAATCTGGTAGATGGTCTTTTTCGTTATGGTTCCTGTGGGAAGGGTTTCCCTGATGCCTCCACCGTTATTGATGGCAAAATCGACATCGAGGTTCATCTTTTCGGCGTACCATTTCATGGAATCGGCAACCAGGTCACCCAAGGCTGTTTCTTCCTGTCTTACCGTCTCGTTGGGGAAGACATCCGCCGCTGTTCCGATCTCTTCGGCAAGGGCGGCTTCAACCTTATCCGCATAGGGGGTAAGCATGGCCAGGAGCTGCGCATCCTCGGGGATCTCCTTGTCCACATAGTGGAATACCGAGCTGCCGTCCGCCTTTTTCTCCCGTGTCTTCAGATTGATGGGCACCGGTTTCCAGGAGAAGTCGACGATTTTCATGTTCTGGATCTTGATGTCGGCTCTTCCGACGTAAAGCCCCCACTGCTTTGCCGAAACGATATAGGTTCCGTTCTCTACCATGGGCTTTTCAAGAAAGGTGTGGCTGTGACCGTCGATGATCATATCGATGCCATCCACATTCCTGGCAAGCCAGCGGCTACCCAGGCCTTCTCTGCCGTCATCATAGATCCCCATGTGGACCAGGGCGATGACGATATCGGCCTTTTTCTTCAGCTCGGGAACCAGAGCCTTTGCCGTTTCAACCTCGTCTTCGAAGGTGAGATCGGCCACGATCTGCGGATTTCCAATGGTTGCGGTTTCCTTTGTGGTGAGACCGAAGATGGCAACCTTGAAGCCGTCGTATTCCTTGATGATGTAGGGAGTGGCGATAAGCTTACCATTGGCATCTCTTATGTTTGCCGAAAGGAAGGGGAAGTTCGACTCTTCCATCTGGGCGGCAAGGACCTCTTTCGGATTGTCGAACTCATGGTTTCCGAGGGTCATTGCATCGTAGCCGATGTAACTGTAGCCGATAAAATCGGGTTCGGCGTTAAAAAAATTCGACTCGGGCATACCGGTGTTCACATCCCCGGCATCCAGTACCAGTAGATTCGGCACCTCCTGACGAACCTGCTTGACATAGGTCGCCCGTGCCGGAAGCCCTCCGTTATCCGGAGCAGGGTAGTCGTAGAATTTCAGGACGTGACCGTGGTGGTCGTTGGTGTGCAGCACCGTAAGGTCGTACACCGTCTCGGGTGACTTTTGGACGTAAGTCCCCCCGGCGCAGGATGAAAGCAGCACCGCAACAGACACCAGAAGCAGGAGCAATGTCTTTCGTTTTCGCATCTTGATATCCTCCATAAAACTTGATTCTTTGATCCTTATGTTACTCTCGTAGAAGTAAAAATCAAGGCTTTTATGAAGACTTTGTTAGAAATGCATGAAATCTTCAACGCCGCAGAAAATATTCATACATGTTGCTGTTTTTTCGACGACGGGGTCGACAGCCTCCACTTTCGGATGTGCAAAAGCATGATATATCGAATATGTACGCTTTTCTTTTGCGGCAGGGATTGGAGCGGAAACCCTGGAGCCCCGCGGGGACGAGGAGGGCGATCGGGAGTGAGCCCGTGCCCGAGTCCCGGAAACGCGGGGCGAAGCGTTGGAGCGCAAAGCCCGGTCCGAGCGATAGCGAGGAGCCGCCCCGAAAAAAAAACGAAGCGGCTTATCTACTGTTCAGAATCCTGGTGGTCGAAGGACTGCAACTCCTTTTTCAGAAGTCAATTGAGAACACTATCATGGGAGAAAGCAGGCACCGACTTTAGGTTCCCGCCATAATGGCTGGAAGATCGGATTGGACATCTGCAATCGGTTTTATGTCGAAGTTTTTCACCAGTATGCTTGCGACATTCGGGCTCAGAAAGGCGGGAAGCGTCGGCCCCAGGCGTATGCCTTTGAAGCCGAGGTAAAGCAGTCCGAGCAAAACGGCTACGGCTTTCTGTTCATACCAGGCAAGATCAAAGCTGATGGGAAGCTGGTTGAGGTCCTCCAGTCCGAAGGCTTCTTTCAGCTTCAGTGCGATGATTGCAAGGCTGTAGGAGTCGTTGCACTGGCCTGCGTCCAGGACCCTGGGGATGCCATCGATATCTCCAAGATTCAGTTTCAGGTAGCGGTATTTTGCACAGCCGGCCGTGAGGATAACGGCGTTGTCGGGAAGGGCCTCGGCCAGTTCGGTAAAGTATGATCTGCCCTTTTGCCGTCCGTCGCAGCCTGCCATGACCACAAAGCGGCCTATGGCCCCCCTTTTGACCGCGTCGACGATCTTATCGGCCAGCGCAAGGGTCTGGGCATGGGCAAAGCCGCCGGTGATGCTTCCGGTTTCCAGCTCTGTCGGAGGAGGACAACTTTTGGCCTGTTCTATGATGGAGGAGAAGTCTTTCCGCCCGCCTTTTTCTCTGTCGGGGATGTGGCGCACGCCCGGGTAGCCTGCCATCCCTGTTGTGTAGATACGATCTTTGTAGCTTTCTTTGACCGGGATGATGCAGTTTGTGGTCATCAGAATAGGGCCGTTGAAGGATTCGAATTCCTTATTTTGATGCCACCAGCTGCCGCCGTAGTTGCCTGCAAAGTGTGCGTATGCCCGAAAGGCCGGATAGTAGTGTGCGGGCAGCATTTCACTGTGGGTATAGATGTCGACGCCGCTGCCTTCGCTTTGCTGCAACAGCTCTTCCAGGTCTTTCAGGTCGTGGCCGGATATGAGGATACCGGGATTGTTCCGTACGCCGATATCGACCTGAGTGATCTCCGGGTTTCCATAGGTCGAAGTATTTGCTTTGTCCAGAAGTTCCATCGCCTTGACCGCTGCTTTACCGGTTGCCATGACAAGGTCGATAAGCTTTTCCTGGTCCCGTTCCACGGCGAGGTCTGCAAGCAGGGAGATGATCGTGTGGTAGTGTTCTGTATCTTCCACTCCGAGAACGGCCGCGTGGTCGGTATAGGCCGCGATTCCCTTGAGGCCGTAGATTGCCAGTTCCCGGAGGGACCGTACATCCTCATTCTCTTCTTCGAGGATACCGGAGCCGGGGTGGGGCATATCGGCGGCATAACGTGCGCAAGCCGGAGCCTTGGTAAAGGTGGCATCGTCAAGGCCTTTCTGTAATTTCTCCAGCCTTCCGCAGCTTTCTTCGAGCAGGACAGATATCCTGTTGTCGTCGAAATTGGCGTTGGTGATGGTGGCAAAAAGCGAGCGTACCGTAAAGAGGCCGAGATCAGGCTGAAGCTTTTCCCAGTGGCCGAGTTTTTTCGCACACCATGCGCAGCCTTTTAGTGAATAGATGAGAAGGTCCTGAAGATCGGCCGTCGATCCCTGCTTTCCGCAAACACCGCGAACCGTACATCCCTTGTTCCCTGCGGTTTCCTGGCATTGAAAACAAAACATACTACACCTCCGTTTGAGTTTTGGTATGGTACTAAGTCTTATGGATCAGAAAAAAAAGTGCAGTACCATATGGTACGGATCTCTATGGTCGGCTATAGTGTCGTAATGGAAGCGTGGATGCGATCGACCCTTAAGCGGTGTCCGCTCTTTCGCGGACTTTCAAACGACCGCTTTGATCAAATCTCCGGATTGCTCTCTGTCGGCGTGCACTCTTTTCATGCAGGTTCTCAGGTGGCCTTTCGAGGAGATGCCTATGAAGATCTATTAATTATTCTCTCAGGTTATCTCAACGGTGAGTTCCGTGACTATTCGGGAAAGGTCCTGAAGGTCGAAACGCTCCATGCGCCTGATACGGTAGCGTCGGCGGTGCTGTTTGCTCCCGAGAACGTCTTGCCGGTGGATCTTGTTGCGGTCAGCGATGTGGATCTTATATCGCTTTCCCGCAGAGTGGTCCTTACTTTGTTCCATAAGGAGGAACAGATCCTTCTGAACTATCTTTCCGACAACGGCCAGAAATTGACCCTTCTTGCCGAGAAGCTGCGATTCATTCAGTTTTCAACCATAAAGGAAAAGATTGCAAACTATCTTCTCGATCTGTCGAAGAGTCAGGGTACGGAGACTCCCGAGCTTCGGATTACGAAAGAGAAACTTGCCGAGGTGTTCGGTGTAACCAGGCCCTCTCTTTCCCGGGGATTCCAGCAGCTTTGTGATGCCGGTGTTATCTGCCAGGAAGGAAGCCTTATCCGCCTTTTACAAAGGCGTGAGCTTGAATTTCTTGTACACAAAGAGGAAAAGCAACGATGAACAACAGTGAAAACAACCATCCCCTACGAAGAACCCAGGCAGAAGTCGACCTCGATCTTCTTTCGAAAAATATTCGTACCCTCTGGAACCGTTCCGGTTGTGAGGGCTACCTTCTCCTTTTGAAGGCCAATGCCTATGGCCACGGCTCCATCGCCTGCGCAAAGATGGCGGAAGAGCTCGGTGTCACCTTTGGCGGTGTGGCCGCCTATCAGGAGGTGCGTTTCCTGAGAAGTGCAGGGGTCCGGCTTCCTCTTTTGTTACTTGAAGATCTTTTCGATGATGAAATTGCCCCGGCCTTTGACGCGGATGTAAGCTTTTCGGTCTCGTCACTTGCCTATGCCGAAAAGGTGGCAAGGGTTGCAGAAAAGGCGGGAAAGGTCGGAAAGGTCCACCTCAATGTGGATACGGGTATGGGACGGCTTGGCTGTTTTCCCGATGAGTTGATGAAGGTTGCCGGGTACGTACATCATAGCCGGTGGCTCGCTCTGGAGGGGCTCTTTTCCCACTTTCCTTCCTCGGATGAGGGAGACCTTTCCGTTCCGACGGCACAGATAGAGCTATTTTCGCGTCTCGACAGGGAGCTTGAGGCAGCAGGTATCAGGCCGAAATGGCGGCACTTTGCCAACAGCGGTGCTGTTATCGATTTCCCTGCGGCCTCCTCCTTTGATATGATCCGGCCCGGTGTCTCTTCCTTCGGTATCTATCCCAGCAAAGAGGTTACCCATGACGTAGGGCTGTTTCGGGTCTTGTCGCTCAAAAGTGCGATCTTGTCCATACGGACCTTCCCGAAGGGTGCAAAGATCGGCTACGGTTCGACCTTTGTGACCGAACGGGAAAGCCGCATCGCCGTTGTTCCCATCGGTTATGGTGACGGCTACGTCAGGGCTTTTTCGAACAATAGCGATGTTCTTGTTCATGGGCGTCGGGTTCCCGTGGTCGGTCGAATTTCTATGGATATGATTACCGTTGATCTTACGGATCTTCCCGAGTCGGTCGCTACTGGGGATGAGGCTGTTTTGGTGGGAGAACAGGCCTGGGAGGATAGAAGCGGTGAGATCGATGCCGAAGACCTTGCTGCGCGGATCGGGACAATCAGCTATGAGGTGACCTGTCTCCTCACCGCCAGGGTACCCCGCGTCTTTTTCAGAGATGGCAAGGCCGTGGCGGTGCAGGAGATGTCGGAACACTTTTACCGGGAGTACTAAGCCTCTATCCCGTTCAGCCTCTCGAATACTTTATACAGCCCCTGGGTTCCCAGTTCATCGTAACCGCATGCCGAGGCCGCAATGTAGAATTGATGGGCGAGGCTCAGCCCCGGGAGGGATAGTTTCATCCTTTTCGCCTCTTGAAGGGCAATTCCCATATCCTTAATGAAGTGCTTGATGAAAAAACCGGGATCGAAGTTACCCTTTGCGATGCGCCGCCCGAGGTTGTTGATCGACCATGATCCTGCGGCCCCCTTGCCGATAACGTCGATGACCTCGTTCATATCCATGCCCGCACGCCAGGCGTAGAGCAGGGACTCGACGGTGCCGATCATCGTGGTGGCGATGAGGATCTGGTTGCTCATTTTGGTATGCTGCCCTTTCCCCGGACCGCCCATACGGGCGATATTTTCTCCCAGCACCTCAAAGTAGGGGAGAACCTTTTCAAAGGCTTCCTTTTCACCCCCGACCATGATGGCAAGCTTGCCGTCCCTGGCCCCGATATCGCCACCGGAAACGGGAGCATCCAGTACGGCTATACCGCGTTTCTTCCCTTCTTCGGCGATTCTCTCGGCGAGAGACGGCTCCGAGGTGGTCATGTCCACTGCAATGCTGCCTTGCTTCGCGCCGGCAAAGATACCCTTTTCTCCAAGGTAGACATCCTCAACATCGGCCGGATAACCGACGATGGAGAAGGTGATTTCCGATTCGGCGGCCGCGGCAGCAGGGGTTTCGGCCCAATGGGCGCCTGCTTCCAGGAGTTCCCTGGCTCGCTCTTTTGTACGGGTATAGACGGTGAGGCTGTGCCCTGCCTCTATCAGGTTGGCACACATATTCTTACCCATTACTCCGGTGCCGATCCATCCAAGTTTTGCCATTTGCTCCTCCTCCTTTTTCCTCTATCTACCATACGCCCGGCGGCCTCTCTATTCAAGGGGGTGTCGTACCAGGAGACATTGCGGGTGAGGAACATGATGAGGGCAAGGGCGATGAAGAGGCCTATGGAACCGAGGAGGAGCGCGTAGTCCTCGGAGGTTAAGACCACCATGAGATATGCATAGGCGATGATGATTATCCCTCCAAGGGTGATCCCTGATGTTTTGCTGCCGAGCACCGCCGATGCATAGGCTGCAATAAGAAGAGAGCCACCCAAAGCCGCAAGCATATATGCCGTGAAAAAGGGGATATGTTCGGAGAGGCTCAAAAGGAGAAGATAAAAGACGATATCCGCACAACCGGTAAGAAGATACTGCACGGGATGAACGGCTTCTCCCTTTACGGCTTCAAACACGAAAAAGGCAGCGAAGGGCACAATGAGAAAGAGCCAGGCATATGTTACCGATCGTTCGTTCTTGGGATACGGATCATCCGGGTTGAGAAATTTCACGCCGAAGCCCTCAATGTCTATCTCTTCCGAGCGCAGATCGGAGATGAAACCAAAGTGCGGCAGGTTTCTGCTCAGGTGGCTGATGCTCCACAAGGCGGAAAACCCCGGTTCAGCATCCCCTCCGTCGTGTCGGACCGGCAAGGCTGATCCGAAGAAGCTGGGATTCTCCCAGTCCGAACGCATAGCAACCTCGGTTTGCCGGGCAACGGGGAGGATGCTGATGCTCTGGCCTCCTCCGATACGAAGCCTGAAACGGTAGGGCATGGAATCTTTCAGGGCCTTGACTGTGAGCCCTACCGGGGCCGTAATCCTGTTTCCCTGGAGAAGGATATCGGTACCCATCGGCTCCAATGTCAGTTTGGTATCCCCGAACATGGCTTCGTCGATTGCCCTGATACCGCTAAGCTCTCCCAGACTCAGACCTATGCGGATTCCTTCCTCGTCGATGGTGTAACCGGAAAGTCGTTCGTTCAGCTCCTCCAGCCGAAAGCTTCCCTCCAGCAGGATCGATGCATTGTATACCGGAACAGAGAAGATACCCCGGCTGCGTTTCTCTGTTTCCGCATGGATATCCACATTCAGGCTGTCCGGAAAAAAGAGGGCGGTGCGCTCGATCTTCTGCTGAACAGGCTTTCCTTCTACACTCCGTGTCTCTTCGAACCGGTAGACGGGGATTAGGAGATAGGGTCCGCTTATGGTGCTTCTTCCTCCCCAGGAATCGATCACGTCCTCCGCCGCTTCCCGACTGCGGGACTCACGTTCCTTGACGATTTGCCGGACCATTCTCAAGGGAATGGCAAAAAGTATGAGGAGAATAAGAATGACAATCAACTTTACTCCATATCTTCCTGCTTTCATCTTTTCATACTCCTTTCGTATGGTGTTGTACGTGGGAGGATTCTCGGGGATGAGCGTGGCAAAAATGGGGCGTACATGTGGCAATAGTGTGGCAAACTCCTTTTTCCTTGAGGGTTGAGTTGACCTTGAGGCGGCAATCTGCCTTAATAATCAACGATGAACGAGGCAAAACGGATTGCCATTGTCGATGATGAAGAGGCCCTTACCGCAACGCTCGCCTTTGCTTTCCGCAGGGAAGGCTTTGAAATCGAGCTCTTTCATGATGGAGCGGCAGCCTGGCAACATTTTTCACAGAGGCTTCCCCATCTTATTGTCCTTGATATCATGATGCCGAAGATGGATGGTCTTACATTGTGTAAGCTGCTGCGAAGCGAGGGGATGCAAGTGCCCATCATTTTCCTTTCTTCACGGGATGATGAGATCGACCGGCTTCTCGGTTTCGAGTCGGGGGGCGACGACTACCTTTCAAAGCCCTTTTCGGTCAGGGAATTACTGGCCAGGGTGCGAGCCGTGCTCCGCCGGAGTTCCACGGTGGCGGATGGGGAGCTTCCCTCCACAGTCGATGTCGGAGACCTGCAGATTGATGTATCATCCGCTCGCTGTTTTTTCGGCGATCATAGTGTCCCCCTCACCCTGACGGAGCTTCGAATACTGCTCTCGTTGCTGGAACTGCCGGGGGGGATCAAGAGTAGGGAACAGCTGATGGCTGCTGCCTTTCCCGAGGATCTCTATGCGAACGAGCGGGCCGTCGATAGCCATATCAAACGGATACGAAAAAAGATGACGGCCCTCGGCCTTCCCTACGATCCGCTGGAGACGGTCTACGGCATGGGCTACCGCTTTACCTCGACTGGGAGTCGCCGGTGAGGCGAATTTCTTTCCGCCTGCTGATATTCAACCTCCTCCTTGTATTTCTTCCCCTCGGAAGCATGCTTTACCTGAAGACCTACGAGAGGCAACTTCTTGAAACCCAGGAACGGGCGATGGTGCAGGAGGGGCGGATGCTTGCATCGGCAGTGGCCGATAGAGCCATACAGGATGAGGGCCTGCGCATCCTTGCCAATCTCGCAGGGAGAATGGAATCGAGGATCAGAATTGTGGGCCAAGATGGCACACTGCTTGCCGACTCTGCTGTCGATTCCCCTGTTTCCCGGGATGAAACGATGCAAGCGGCCGGTCGCGATTACGAAAAACAGGAATCGGGGAGGCAGGCTTTTTTGTATCGCCTTGTGGTGCCTCCCGTCAACAGACTCCGGGAACTGTGTGCGCGCCTTTTGTTTCCTCCGTCGCCTCGCTTCGAATCGGCAGAGTATTACAGCGGGAAAAGCGTGCTCGACGGGCCTGAGGTGCGTTTGGCCCTCTCCGGTAGGTACGGAGCAAGTACCCGAATTTCCTCGGGCGGGCAGCGTTCGGTTACCCTCTATTCCGCCATTCCCATCTATGCTTCCTCCGGTAACGTGAGGGGGGCGGTCGTTGTCAGCCGTTCTACCTATCGAATTCTCGAGAATCTTTACCGCATTCGCCTCGACATTATCGTCATATCACTCTATTCCTTTGCCGCTGCACTATCCATCAGCCTTATCCTCTCCTTTACCATTACCAGACCGCTCAGAAGGCTCAAGGATCGTGCCGAAGAGCTTCTTTCTGTGCGGAACGATCTTGCCTCTGCGTTTCGGGATGGATTTCCAGCCCTGAAGCGGCGTGATGAAATAGGCGATCTGGGGCGGGCCCTGGCCGAGCTGTGGGGACGTCTGGAAAAACGGATAGGGGACATCGACGACTTTACCTCCGACACCCTCCACGAATTGAAAAATCCTCTCTCCGCCATACGGAGTGCTGCGGAGGTGGCCTCCTCAGAGGCCGATCGGGAAGGAACGAGTGAGCTTTCTGTTTTTTTCCGGACCATCCTTAGATCCGTGGCCAGGATCGATCGGCTTTTGGGGGAACTCAGGGAGATCGGCAGGATCGATGCGGGTATAGACGACCCTTCTGCCGAGGCGCTGGATGTGGAATCCCTGGTTACGCGCCTGGAAGAGATATATCGCTGTCATAAAAGAATTATTTCCAAAGAGGTCGAGTTGCATATCGACAATCGCCTTAGCGGTCGTTCCATCCTGATCAATCCCGAGCGAATGCTTCAGCTGGTTGGGAATCTTCTTGACAACGCCCTTGACTTTGCCTCTTCCCGTGTCGATCTTTCGCTATTTCCCCTTGGTGAGAGGAATGTCGGCATCAGGGTTGAGGATGATGGTCCGGGGATCGATCCTGCCGATGCTCCCCATCTCTTTTCCCGCTTCTTTTCCGTTCGGGAACGTCGGGGCGAGCATTCCGGCCTCGGGCTCTCCATTTGCCGTGCCATTGCCGAAAGATGCGGAGGACGCGTTGTGCTGGAAGAAAATCCGGAAGAAAATAAGGAGGAAGGAGCCTCTTTCCTTGTTGTTCTTCCCGCTTCCTTCTGAAAAAGTGTCCCCTGAAGGCGCAATGATGGTATCGAGAGACTTGTCATCACCAGGATTCGGAACACTACCCCCTAATAACCACTCCTCCGTGAATCACCGTTCGTCCTTTTTTCCCGCCGATGAGAGCCTCAACCGGATTAGGAGCATCTACGATTACCATATCGGCTCTGCACCCCTGCTTTAGCCCATAATCCCTTATACCCATCGCCCGAGCCGGGGTTTCGGTGATCATTGCCGACAGATCCTGGCTGCGGCTGTAGGGGTCCAGCTGGGCCACCTGAGCGGTGAGGAGCAACTCTTCAAGGGGATCTCCGTTGCCGAAGGGGCGGAAGGGGTCTCTGATGTTATCCGAGGCTACCGCCACCGGCACCCCCGCTTCAATGAGTTCTGTGATTCGGGTCGTACCCCGACGACGATTCTTGGTATCGCTGCGTCCCATGAGAAAAAGATTACAGGAGGGCAGTGTTACCACATTGACGCCGGAGCTGGCAACCTTTTCGATTACCCGTGCCGCTGCATCCGCATCCATTGCCGAAAGAGAGGTACAGTGGCCCGCCGTCACACGGCCGGCCATCCCGTATGCCATGGTTTTCTCGGCAAGATAGTCGAGGGCATCGGCATTTGCTTTCTCGCTTTCGTCCACATGCAGGTCGATTGGAAGACCACTTATCTTTGCAAGACGGAAGAGGGTGTCGGTAAGTTCCCGATGATTATTACTCAAGGTGGGACAGCCGCCTATTGCGTCCGCCCCTGTCGCTATGGCCCTTTCCAGCAGGTTATAGACGGCATCTCCGGGAACAATCCGTTCCACGGCCCCGGGAAAGGCGACCAATTGAATCGTCATTTGATCCTTATAGTGTTCTCGTACCTTGCAGGCGCTTTCCCAGAGCTTCATACCGGTGAAACGTTCAAGGGTAATATGGCTTCTCAGTATCGAGGTCCCGGCCTCGATGGCCATTTCAACCATGTTACAGCCGTTTTCATATAACTCCTCTTCATCGACGTCCCTGAAGTAGGCGTTCATGCTTTTAATCGCTTCTAACAGGGTGCCTGAGTAATTATGTATGCGACCGGCGGTCATTGCTTTATCAAGATGGGTGTGCATGTCGACAAAGCCGGGGAAAACGGTTTTTCCTGAAGCATCAATAATCTTTCGGCCGGCTTCTGTGATGCGGGAAGCCTTTTCCACAATGAACCCTTCCTTGATGCCAAGATCCATTGTTCCGCTTCCGTGAATATTCCCCCGTTTGATTACTAAATCATACATATGAATCCTTTATCTTCTTGATGATTACAAAAACATATAGTAATATGCCTTTATACAATCTACAAGGAGGAAAAAATGAAAAAAGGATTGTTGTTGCTACTGGCTGTTTTACTTTTTCCCATCGTATCTTTTGCGGAAGGGCAAAAGGAGGGAGAGTCCAGTGACCAGTTGAAGGTTGCGGCTCTTTTGCCCGGTCCCATCAACGACGGCGGATGGAACACCAATATGTATGATTCGCTTAAGTTTATGGAGAAGGAGCTTGGTGCAAAGATCGCCTATACCGAACGAACCCCGGCATCCGACTACGAGGAGATTTTCCGGGGCTATGCCGCCAGCGGATATAACATTGTATTCGGACATGGTTTTGAGTTCGGTGAACCAGCGGAAAAGGTGGCGAAGGAGTTCCCCGATGTTACCTTTATCATCACCAGCACCAGCATAAGTCAGCCCCCCAATTTAGGTTCCTTTCTTGTCGACGATTTCCAGTGCGGGTTTGTCCAGGGGGCTGTTGCGGCGATCCTCTCAAAGAGCGGAATCGTCGGTTATGTCGGCGGTATGGAGATTCCCCCCATCGTGAATCAGAGCAAGGGCTTTGTCGCCGGTGCGAAATATGTCGATAAGTCTATCGATGCCAAGGCGCTCTTGACCGGTAGTTTCGAAGACATCGCTAAGGCAAAAGAGATGTCAAAATCTCTTATTGCCGAAGGCGCCGATATCCTCGTGGCGGATGCCGACGAATCGAACCACGGCGTGATCGAGGCGGTTGAAGAGGCCGGAGCTCTCGTTATCGGAAGTTCAGGCGACATCTACGAAACGGTCCCCGATGCACGAGATGTTATCCTGACGAGCATGACCGAGAATATGCCGAAAGGGCTGACCGTACTTGCCAAGTCGGTCGCCGACGGTACCTTTGAGGCAAAGAACTATATTATCGGTTTGCATGATGGGGCTGTTGCCCTTGCTCCGTTTCGGGATAAAGCGAGCCTTGTTTCCG
Coding sequences:
- the creD gene encoding cell envelope integrity protein CreD codes for the protein MKAGRYGVKLIVILILLILFAIPLRMVRQIVKERESRSREAAEDVIDSWGGRSTISGPYLLIPVYRFEETRSVEGKPVQQKIERTALFFPDSLNVDIHAETEKRSRGIFSVPVYNASILLEGSFRLEELNERLSGYTIDEEGIRIGLSLGELSGIRAIDEAMFGDTKLTLEPMGTDILLQGNRITAPVGLTVKALKDSMPYRFRLRIGGGQSISILPVARQTEVAMRSDWENPSFFGSALPVRHDGGDAEPGFSALWSISHLSRNLPHFGFISDLRSEEIDIEGFGVKFLNPDDPYPKNERSVTYAWLFLIVPFAAFFVFEAVKGEAVHPVQYLLTGCADIVFYLLLLSLSEHIPFFTAYMLAALGGSLLIAAYASAVLGSKTSGITLGGIIIIAYAYLMVVLTSEDYALLLGSIGLFIALALIMFLTRNVSWYDTPLNREAAGRMVDRGKRRRSKWQNLDGSAPE
- a CDS encoding response regulator transcription factor, which produces MNEAKRIAIVDDEEALTATLAFAFRREGFEIELFHDGAAAWQHFSQRLPHLIVLDIMMPKMDGLTLCKLLRSEGMQVPIIFLSSRDDEIDRLLGFESGGDDYLSKPFSVRELLARVRAVLRRSSTVADGELPSTVDVGDLQIDVSSARCFFGDHSVPLTLTELRILLSLLELPGGIKSREQLMAAAFPEDLYANERAVDSHIKRIRKKMTALGLPYDPLETVYGMGYRFTSTGSRR
- a CDS encoding sensor histidine kinase, with protein sequence MRRISFRLLIFNLLLVFLPLGSMLYLKTYERQLLETQERAMVQEGRMLASAVADRAIQDEGLRILANLAGRMESRIRIVGQDGTLLADSAVDSPVSRDETMQAAGRDYEKQESGRQAFLYRLVVPPVNRLRELCARLLFPPSPRFESAEYYSGKSVLDGPEVRLALSGRYGASTRISSGGQRSVTLYSAIPIYASSGNVRGAVVVSRSTYRILENLYRIRLDIIVISLYSFAAALSISLILSFTITRPLRRLKDRAEELLSVRNDLASAFRDGFPALKRRDEIGDLGRALAELWGRLEKRIGDIDDFTSDTLHELKNPLSAIRSAAEVASSEADREGTSELSVFFRTILRSVARIDRLLGELREIGRIDAGIDDPSAEALDVESLVTRLEEIYRCHKRIISKEVELHIDNRLSGRSILINPERMLQLVGNLLDNALDFASSRVDLSLFPLGERNVGIRVEDDGPGIDPADAPHLFSRFFSVRERRGEHSGLGLSICRAIAERCGGRVVLEENPEENKEEGASFLVVLPASF
- a CDS encoding amidohydrolase family protein; this translates as MYDLVIKRGNIHGSGTMDLGIKEGFIVEKASRITEAGRKIIDASGKTVFPGFVDMHTHLDKAMTAGRIHNYSGTLLEAIKSMNAYFRDVDEEELYENGCNMVEMAIEAGTSILRSHITLERFTGMKLWESACKVREHYKDQMTIQLVAFPGAVERIVPGDAVYNLLERAIATGADAIGGCPTLSNNHRELTDTLFRLAKISGLPIDLHVDESEKANADALDYLAEKTMAYGMAGRVTAGHCTSLSAMDADAAARVIEKVASSGVNVVTLPSCNLFLMGRSDTKNRRRGTTRITELIEAGVPVAVASDNIRDPFRPFGNGDPLEELLLTAQVAQLDPYSRSQDLSAMITETPARAMGIRDYGLKQGCRADMVIVDAPNPVEALIGGKKGRTVIHGGVVIRG
- a CDS encoding BMP family protein is translated as MKKGLLLLLAVLLFPIVSFAEGQKEGESSDQLKVAALLPGPINDGGWNTNMYDSLKFMEKELGAKIAYTERTPASDYEEIFRGYAASGYNIVFGHGFEFGEPAEKVAKEFPDVTFIITSTSISQPPNLGSFLVDDFQCGFVQGAVAAILSKSGIVGYVGGMEIPPIVNQSKGFVAGAKYVDKSIDAKALLTGSFEDIAKAKEMSKSLIAEGADILVADADESNHGVIEAVEEAGALVIGSSGDIYETVPDARDVILTSMTENMPKGLTVLAKSVADGTFEAKNYIIGLHDGAVALAPFRDKASLVSADQQAQIDKIIQDLKDGTIDLNQYK